Proteins encoded within one genomic window of Arachis ipaensis cultivar K30076 chromosome B08, Araip1.1, whole genome shotgun sequence:
- the LOC107611669 gene encoding uncharacterized protein LOC107611669 → MDSSDEPSSSPLLSDSSNNLNNNNDDLESSKNKNNEDTTTIPSPFESSNPSISNDVENSSPSKHHHDHDLNDDDYFLGESYTPELVLSPETQSILLSGLRIGDDGDVLEDLCDNNFEFNVESSQEWRDSNLFADEILGIEPSLDHYCSTYPTGNEEDIDLIETVQSEDEVNNRNLVIIDAPIQEEEAPNFKLKPFGLHLNSIIKSTKRVQPETHENVVVGSSSSNNKIKSILISQGSNGKSVVRVVVDETQIHQDTTSNDSVPISHDLNKRIIQDSSESNNGCTCKKSACLLLYCECFAAKGYCAECCTCEGCLNREEHEDKVNDARDKIKSRNPFAFSPEMVPQPTHIPSASNQEEEDEAGKDTSRESKPSKFFTYLPRVGLVESNTISTNSTKHDAGDDNIYKEKLNQTGGGCKKHASNTSDGKRACTCKKNKCLNLYCECFHGEIYCSEACACEGCLNREEHLHKIHEAKEYIKRHYPLAFAPRILQTHLSSPNNMDNENVKTATASSSAKHRRGCRCKNSNCMQNYCECFEIEVGCSSLCECKECKNPHGKNKDSGHKQDAEMDGNEEQIVPPPST, encoded by the exons ATGGATTCCTCTGATGAACCTTCATCATCACCACTACTTTCT GATTCTTCCAATAATCTcaacaataataatgatgatCTAGAATCTTCCAAGAACAAGAACAATGAAGACACTACTACTATTCCCTCCCCTTTT GAATCCTCCAATCCCAGCATCAGCAATGATGTAGAAAATTCATCTCCATCAAAGCATCATCATGATCATGATCTTAATGATGATGATTACTTTCTTGGTGAATCATACACACCAGAGCTTGTTCTGTCACCAGAAACCCAATCAATCTTATTAAG TGGCCTACGTATTGGAGACGATGGTGATGTTCTTGAAGATCTTTGTGATAACAACTTCGAATTTAATGTGGAATCATCACAAGAATGGAGAGATTCCAATTTGTTTGCAGATGAGATTCTAGGAATCGAACCTTCCCTTGATCATTATTGTTCAACCTACCCCACG GGTAATGAAGAGGACATTGACCTTATAGAAACAGTGCAATCTGAAGATGAAGTGAATAATAGAAACCTTGTAATAATTGATGCACCAATTcaggaagaggaagcaccaaACTTCAAGTTGAAGCCTTTTGGTTTGCATTTGAATAGCATCATAAAATCTACAAAAAGGGTTCAACCTGAGACACATGAAAATGTTGTAGTTGGGAGTAGtagtagtaataataaaataaaaagcatTTTGATCTCACAAGGTAGCAATGGAAAATCAGTAGTAAGagttgttgttgatgagactCAGATCCATCAAGACACCACTTCCAATGATAGTGTTCCCATTTCTCATGATCTTAACAA GAGAATAATCCAAGACAGTAGTGAGAGTAATAATGGTTGTACATGTAAGAAGAGTGCATGCTTGCTCCT GTACTGTGAATGTTTTGCTGCTAAAGGTTATTGTGCAGAATGTTGTACTTGTGAAGGATGCTTAAACAGAGAAGAACATGAAGACAAAGTTAATGATGCTAGGGACAAAATCAAATCTCGTAATCCATTTGCATTTTCTCCTGAGATGGTTCCACAACCCACTCACATTCCATCG GCTAGTaaccaagaagaagaagatgaagcagGCAAAGATACATCAAGAGAATCGAAACCAAGTAAATTCTTCACTTATTTGCCACGTGTCGGTTTAGTAGAATCAAACACCATCAGCACTAATTCTACAAAACATGATGCTGGTGATGACAACATTTATAAAGAGAAACTTAACCAAACTGGTGGAGGATGCAAAAAACA TGCATCAAACACAAGTGATGGTAAAAGAGCATGTACATGTAAGAAGAATAAATGTCTGAACCT TTATTGTGAATGTTTTCATGGTGAAATCTACTGTTCTGAGGCTTGTGCTTGCGAAGGGTGCTTAAATAGAGAAGAACATTTACACAAAATTCATGAAGCTAAGGAATATATCAAAAGGCATTATCCATTAGCATTTGCTCCAAGGATTCTTCAAACTCATCTTTCCTCCCCCAATAATATG GATAATGAAAATGTTAAGACAGCAACAGCATCATCATCAGCAAAGCACAGAAGAGGTTGCAGATGCAAAAATTCAAATTGTATGCAGAACTATTGTGAATGTTTtgag ATTGAGGTTGGATGCTCCAGTCTTTGTGAATGCAAGGAATGCAAAAATCCACATGGCAAGAACAAAG ATTCAGGTCATAAGCAAGATGCAGAAATGGATGGCAATGAAGAGCAAATAGTCCCACCTCCATCAACATGA
- the LOC107612037 gene encoding zinc finger Ran-binding domain-containing protein 2 has product MSRPGDWNCRTCNHLNFQRRESCQRCGEPRGVGAGAGGDYGGAFGGRGSSSFTGPDVRPGDWYCTVGNCGAHNFASRSSCFKCGAPKEDSSAAGFDADIPRTRGYSFAGTTAARPAWKSGDWICTRSGCNEHNFANRMECYRCNAPRDSSSSRPPYSS; this is encoded by the exons ATGAGTAGGCCAGGAGATTGGAACTGCAGGACATGCAACCACCTCAACTTCCAAAGAAGGGAATCATGCCAACGGTGCGGCGAGCCCAGGGGCGTCGGCGCCGGTGCCGGTGGAGACTATGGTGGAGCCTTTGGTGGTAGAGGCTCCTCCTCTTTC ACCGGCCCCGATGTTCGCCCTGGAGACTGGTACTGCACCGTTGGCAATTGTGGAGCCCACAACTTCGCAAGCCGGTCTAGCTGCTTCAAGTGTGGTGCTCCCAAGGAGGACTCCTCCGCCGCCGGATTTGACGCCGACATTCCTCGAACTAGAGGCTATAGCTTTGCCGGCACCACTGCTGCTCGCCCTGCTTGGAAATCCGGCGACTGGATATGTACCAG GTCTGGATGCAATGAGCATAACTTTGCAAATAGAATGGAATGCTATCGATGCAATGCACCAAGGGACTCTTCTAGTTCTAGGCCTCCCTATTCATCCTAG